The following coding sequences lie in one Campylobacteraceae bacterium genomic window:
- a CDS encoding multicopper oxidase domain-containing protein produces the protein MKLKYIIFSFLFTSSTLFAQVHKFDMTIEEGTVQVTPTFKSKAWGFNGQVPGPLIHVKEGDDLEVTVINKTALQHTVHWHGVYQKNSWKMDGVPGVTQMPIEPGDTFTYKFKADKPGTLWYHCHVNVPEHVGLRGMWGMLIVDPLKPTPLEKEVTKEVIMAFSGWDSEVANEYGKGGHPRDVNDYHSINGKAFPSNAPLKVKEGDVLRIRLLAVSSNVAFHTHGHDMWVTHKDGLPLDNPYWADVVPLLEGERIDVIVRMDNPGLWLNHDHIEHHTSNNGKMPGGSVLIIEYEGVEKPEWYVWKDQQERPDYFLSESMKKPYGIHNTAYFKLDPLKKEKRKKRKKKKKN, from the coding sequence ATGAAACTAAAATATATAATATTTTCATTCTTATTTACTAGCAGCACTTTATTTGCACAGGTACATAAGTTTGATATGACGATAGAGGAAGGTACGGTACAAGTAACTCCAACTTTTAAATCAAAAGCATGGGGATTTAATGGTCAAGTACCTGGTCCTCTTATTCATGTAAAAGAAGGTGACGATTTAGAAGTAACGGTTATAAATAAGACAGCTTTACAACATACAGTCCATTGGCATGGTGTTTATCAAAAAAATTCATGGAAAATGGATGGAGTTCCCGGAGTAACTCAAATGCCAATAGAACCAGGAGATACTTTTACGTATAAATTTAAAGCAGATAAACCTGGAACATTATGGTATCACTGTCATGTAAATGTACCAGAACATGTTGGTTTAAGAGGTATGTGGGGAATGTTAATTGTGGACCCACTAAAGCCAACGCCTCTTGAAAAAGAAGTGACAAAAGAAGTGATTATGGCATTTTCAGGATGGGATTCAGAAGTTGCTAATGAATATGGAAAAGGTGGACATCCAAGAGATGTGAATGACTATCACTCAATTAATGGAAAAGCTTTCCCATCAAATGCTCCTTTAAAAGTTAAAGAAGGTGACGTATTAAGAATTAGATTACTTGCAGTTTCCTCAAATGTGGCATTTCATACGCACGGCCATGATATGTGGGTGACACACAAAGATGGCTTGCCCCTAGATAATCCCTATTGGGCAGATGTAGTTCCTTTACTTGAAGGAGAGAGAATAGATGTTATCGTTCGAATGGATAATCCAGGACTATGGCTTAACCACGATCATATAGAGCACCATACCTCAAATAATGGGAAAATGCCAGGAGGCTCCGTTCTTATTATAGAATATGAAGGTGTAGAAAAACCTGAGTGGTATGTATGGAAAGATCAGCAAGAAAGACCGGATTATTTTTTAAGTGAAAGTATGAAAAAACCTTATGGAATTCATAATACTGCTTATTTTAAACTTGATCCATTAAAAAAAGAAAAGAGAAAAAAGAGAAAGAAAAAAAAGAAAAACTAA
- a CDS encoding cytochrome c: MTNKLKRSIISIMILANVYGFASEKLNDNKSDKYLGKQLYQVYCVQCHGITGDGYGINVEDMSVLPKDHTDKKEMITRSDADLFKAIKYGGKAVSKSALMPAWEANLSDKQIDAIVVYLRDVCCSDEGEK, from the coding sequence ATGACAAATAAATTAAAACGAAGCATTATAAGTATCATGATACTTGCAAATGTCTATGGATTTGCTTCTGAAAAATTAAATGACAATAAGAGTGATAAATATCTAGGGAAACAACTTTACCAAGTATATTGTGTTCAATGTCATGGAATAACAGGTGATGGTTATGGCATCAATGTTGAAGATATGAGTGTTTTACCAAAAGATCATACCGATAAAAAAGAGATGATTACAAGAAGTGATGCAGATTTATTTAAAGCCATTAAATATGGTGGGAAGGCTGTTAGTAAATCAGCTTTAATGCCTGCATGGGAGGCCAATTTAAGTGATAAACAAATTGATGCAATCGTAGTTTATTTAAGAGATGTCTGTTGTTCAGATGAAGGAGAAAAATAA
- a CDS encoding copper resistance protein B → MNKLLKISIISAALISSLSAAGKDDPLNYKVTFDALQMKYDNNKDKTFEWDMNAWLGYDLNKIYIYSEGERTKNENESENQIVWSNAIAPYWDIQYGLGIDKTKENTKNWGVLAFSGMSSYFFEIRTAFLLDDNGNLGLRASAENEFLLTQKLRINVNSELSAYSKDDEKYEIQRGFSSLSLGANLKYEITKEFAPYIGLSYDKSFGDNSSSATSLVLGISLWF, encoded by the coding sequence ATGAACAAGTTATTAAAAATAAGTATAATAAGTGCAGCGTTGATTTCATCTTTAAGTGCAGCAGGAAAAGATGATCCTTTAAATTATAAAGTTACCTTTGACGCTTTACAAATGAAATACGATAATAATAAAGACAAAACCTTCGAATGGGACATGAATGCTTGGCTGGGATATGATTTAAATAAAATTTATATCTACAGTGAGGGTGAGCGAACAAAAAATGAAAATGAAAGTGAAAACCAAATTGTTTGGTCAAATGCCATTGCTCCTTATTGGGATATTCAATACGGTCTTGGAATTGATAAAACCAAAGAAAATACAAAAAATTGGGGAGTTTTGGCATTTTCTGGAATGAGCTCATATTTTTTCGAAATTAGAACGGCTTTTTTATTAGATGATAATGGAAATTTAGGTTTAAGAGCAAGTGCAGAAAATGAGTTTTTACTTACACAAAAGTTACGAATTAATGTAAATTCTGAACTAAGTGCTTATAGTAAAGATGATGAAAAATATGAAATACAAAGAGGCTTTTCTTCTTTATCTTTAGGAGCAAATTTAAAATATGAAATTACAAAAGAATTTGCACCTTATATAGGTCTTTCATATGATAAATCTTTTGGTGATAATTCTTCCAGTGCAACAAGTTTAGTTCTTGGTATTAGCCTTTGGTTTTAA
- a CDS encoding Rrf2 family transcriptional regulator encodes MKLNVTSQYAIRVIGLISELNRICNAKELSLQLNIPYKYLTKIMNELVKAGLILSTRGREGGYTLAKEPSKIRILDVLDAVHENIENNECILGIGVCCENGQCALHDSWIERKQSLIKMFKEQTVENFYYKDNEKKICLKR; translated from the coding sequence ATGAAATTAAATGTGACTTCCCAATATGCCATTCGGGTTATTGGTCTAATTTCTGAACTAAACAGAATATGTAATGCAAAAGAGTTATCACTACAGTTGAATATTCCATATAAGTATCTAACAAAAATCATGAATGAATTGGTAAAAGCTGGTCTTATCCTTTCCACGAGAGGAAGAGAAGGAGGATATACTTTGGCAAAAGAACCTTCAAAAATAAGAATACTTGATGTACTTGATGCGGTACATGAAAATATCGAGAACAATGAATGTATTTTAGGAATAGGAGTATGTTGTGAAAATGGACAATGTGCTTTACATGACAGTTGGATAGAACGTAAACAAAGCTTAATAAAAATGTTTAAAGAACAAACCGTTGAAAACTTCTATTATAAAGATAATGAAAAGAAAATTTGCTTAAAAAGATAA
- the mnmG gene encoding tRNA uridine-5-carboxymethylaminomethyl(34) synthesis enzyme MnmG produces the protein MRYDVIVVGAGHSGIEASLAAARMGKKTLLITMLVEQIGAASCNPAIGGLAKGHLVRELDALGGEMGLCTDATGIQFRILNASKGAAVQGSRAQIDMDEYRSYMRKVCHNTPNLEIYQDEVTSLIIKENEGEYKACGVETKLGEEFKSKRVILTTGTFMKGLIHIGQKTYEAGRAWELPSSTLSTQLKELGLNVGRLKTGTPARVDGNSLDFSVMEEHGGDEKPTPFSFRTNKDEFNPKQYPCYITYTNLNTHGTISSNFARAPLFTGQIKGSGPRYCPSIEDKVNRFSERDRHQLFLEPQTATCSEYYINGLSTSMPIDVQKTMIHSIKGMENAKIVRYGYAIEYDYIDPTELKHTLETKKIKNLYNAGQINATTGYEEAAAQGLMAGINACLSIDKKEPFILRRDEAYIGVLIDDLVTKGTTEPYRMFTSRAEYRLLLREEGADIRLSAYGHQFGLINDETLEKVKIKEKTILDAVDLMKEQWFTSKKENLELLEALGQDRIKDKVLLLDIVGRSTVTVKDLDVLVPSLKPLNTYIKEQIIIEAKYYRYVQKQKKQIDKMKKLLKMKIPSDFSYIGIPGLSNEAVEKLEKFKPPTLFNASEISGITPAALDIIHLYIDLRCKKQDKSIIRNKK, from the coding sequence ATGAGATATGACGTAATAGTTGTAGGAGCAGGACATTCAGGAATTGAAGCCTCTCTAGCAGCGGCAAGAATGGGTAAAAAAACTTTATTAATAACAATGCTTGTTGAACAAATAGGGGCAGCTTCTTGTAATCCAGCAATAGGTGGACTTGCAAAAGGTCACTTAGTACGAGAGCTGGATGCACTTGGTGGTGAGATGGGATTATGTACGGATGCCACAGGAATTCAATTTAGAATTTTAAATGCTTCAAAAGGTGCAGCTGTTCAAGGCAGTCGTGCTCAAATTGATATGGATGAATACCGTTCATATATGAGAAAAGTTTGCCACAATACTCCTAATTTAGAAATCTATCAAGACGAAGTAACTTCATTAATTATAAAAGAAAATGAGGGTGAATATAAAGCCTGTGGCGTTGAAACAAAACTAGGAGAAGAGTTTAAAAGTAAACGCGTTATTTTAACAACTGGTACTTTTATGAAAGGTCTTATTCATATTGGTCAAAAGACCTATGAAGCTGGACGTGCTTGGGAATTACCATCGTCAACTTTATCTACTCAGTTAAAAGAATTGGGATTAAATGTTGGACGATTAAAAACAGGAACACCTGCAAGAGTTGATGGTAACTCTTTAGATTTTTCGGTTATGGAAGAACATGGTGGGGATGAAAAACCTACTCCTTTCTCATTTAGAACCAATAAAGATGAATTTAATCCCAAACAATACCCTTGTTATATAACCTATACCAATTTAAATACCCATGGAACTATTTCTTCTAACTTTGCTCGAGCCCCTTTATTTACAGGTCAAATAAAAGGATCAGGTCCGCGGTATTGTCCAAGTATTGAAGACAAAGTAAATAGGTTTTCAGAACGTGATCGACATCAGTTATTTTTAGAACCACAAACGGCTACATGTAGTGAGTATTATATTAATGGACTTAGCACTTCTATGCCAATTGATGTACAAAAAACAATGATTCATTCTATAAAAGGAATGGAGAATGCAAAAATTGTTCGTTATGGTTATGCTATTGAATACGATTATATAGATCCAACAGAATTAAAACATACACTTGAAACGAAAAAAATTAAAAATCTTTATAATGCAGGGCAGATTAATGCAACTACTGGTTATGAAGAAGCCGCAGCACAGGGCTTGATGGCAGGAATTAATGCTTGTTTATCTATTGATAAAAAAGAGCCTTTTATTCTACGACGGGATGAAGCGTATATTGGGGTTTTAATTGATGATTTAGTAACAAAAGGGACAACTGAACCTTATAGAATGTTTACTTCAAGAGCAGAGTATCGTCTTTTATTAAGAGAAGAAGGTGCAGATATAAGACTTAGCGCTTATGGACATCAATTTGGTCTTATAAATGATGAAACGCTGGAGAAAGTAAAAATAAAAGAAAAAACTATTTTAGATGCAGTTGATTTAATGAAAGAACAATGGTTTACTTCAAAAAAAGAAAACTTAGAATTATTAGAAGCCTTGGGTCAAGATAGAATTAAAGATAAAGTTTTATTATTGGATATTGTAGGACGATCAACTGTTACGGTTAAAGATCTTGATGTTTTAGTTCCTTCTTTAAAACCATTAAATACTTATATAAAAGAACAAATTATAATAGAAGCAAAATATTATAGATATGTTCAAAAACAAAAAAAACAAATTGATAAAATGAAAAAGTTACTTAAAATGAAAATTCCAAGTGATTTCTCTTATATAGGTATTCCAGGACTTTCAAATGAAGCAGTAGAAAAACTAGAGAAGTTTAAACCCCCTACTTTATTTAATGCAAGTGAAATATCGGGAATTACTCCAGCTGCTTTAGATATTATTCATTTGTATATTGATTTACGATGTAAGAAACAAGATAAATCTATAATAAGAAACAAAAAATGA
- a CDS encoding multicopper oxidase domain-containing protein, giving the protein MKLSTKLLLGAMTAFMLNQNVLAKEVNVDITVQELEIEIDNKGTKQMMWTFGGTIPGPVVRVKQGDTVNFNLINLKSNKQSHSMDFHAAQVDVLDEFSEIKPGKSKNYTFKANYPGVFIYHCGASAMSEHIARGMYGVIIVDPKDGYTEDYPKPDREYVIVEGDLFEAGTKPNDITMGKGWKASLINGKVFHYDPVHDSDASLTLESKPGERVRIFFVNANINESVAFHPIAGIWDRVYDNGNPKNIKYGMQTVDVAPAHGMVFDLISPKGKDTNNALVNHRMKRALNGAITVLMNHEDYDGKKGQDGNLVLREE; this is encoded by the coding sequence ATGAAATTAAGCACTAAATTATTACTGGGGGCTATGACAGCTTTTATGCTGAATCAAAATGTATTAGCTAAAGAAGTTAACGTTGACATTACTGTTCAAGAACTGGAAATAGAGATTGATAATAAAGGTACAAAACAAATGATGTGGACTTTTGGAGGAACAATTCCAGGTCCAGTTGTGCGCGTAAAACAAGGAGACACAGTTAATTTTAATTTAATTAATCTAAAGTCTAATAAACAAAGTCACTCGATGGATTTTCATGCAGCACAAGTTGATGTTTTAGATGAGTTTTCAGAAATTAAACCTGGAAAATCTAAGAACTATACATTTAAAGCAAATTATCCCGGTGTGTTTATTTACCATTGTGGGGCATCTGCTATGAGTGAACATATTGCAAGGGGAATGTATGGAGTAATTATCGTTGATCCAAAAGATGGGTATACCGAAGATTATCCAAAACCAGATAGAGAATATGTAATTGTTGAAGGTGACTTATTTGAGGCAGGTACAAAACCAAATGATATCACTATGGGTAAGGGCTGGAAGGCATCTTTAATTAATGGAAAGGTATTTCATTATGATCCCGTTCATGATTCAGATGCAAGTTTAACATTAGAGTCAAAACCAGGTGAGAGAGTTAGAATATTTTTTGTAAATGCAAATATTAATGAATCAGTAGCATTTCACCCAATTGCAGGAATTTGGGACAGAGTTTATGATAATGGTAATCCAAAGAACATTAAATATGGTATGCAAACTGTTGATGTTGCACCTGCACATGGAATGGTGTTTGACCTTATTAGTCCAAAGGGTAAAGATACTAACAATGCTTTGGTAAATCATAGAATGAAAAGAGCATTAAACGGAGCAATCACTGTTTTAATGAATCATGAAGATTATGATGGTAAAAAAGGCCAAGATGGTAATTTAGTTCTACGAGAAGAATAG
- a CDS encoding c-type cytochrome — MRKPYHLMTYDNRIGKNMKIITKIAVLILFAFNISYADIRTTVKNDCASCHSFKKVETDFTQRLERKGSPLYYAGNKYNESWLINWLQNPVTIRPGGSFPPNHTIVTDEGDIIDEKTLPKHMKLSQKKAKEVAQYLMTLKAHQDLIDKVSYKAKKISKSSGRMNFAKFQGCLSCHKDSSTEGGRSGPELYTAWNRLQAKYIVSYLKEPQLWDKFTMMPNKHLKDSKIQKLVDYLKVIGESNDK, encoded by the coding sequence ATGCGTAAGCCATATCATTTGATGACTTATGATAATAGGATAGGAAAAAATATGAAAATAATAACAAAAATAGCTGTACTTATATTATTTGCTTTTAACATATCATATGCAGATATCAGAACTACAGTAAAAAACGATTGTGCTTCTTGTCATTCATTTAAGAAAGTTGAGACAGACTTCACTCAAAGATTAGAGAGAAAGGGATCCCCTTTATATTACGCAGGTAATAAATACAATGAATCGTGGTTGATTAATTGGTTACAAAACCCAGTAACAATTAGACCTGGTGGTTCATTTCCTCCTAATCATACGATTGTGACCGATGAGGGTGATATTATTGATGAAAAAACTTTACCTAAACATATGAAACTGTCACAAAAAAAAGCCAAAGAAGTGGCACAATATTTAATGACTTTAAAGGCACATCAAGATTTAATCGACAAAGTAAGCTATAAAGCCAAAAAGATTTCAAAATCTTCAGGAAGAATGAATTTTGCAAAATTTCAAGGATGTCTGTCTTGTCATAAAGACAGTTCTACTGAAGGAGGGCGTTCTGGCCCTGAACTTTATACTGCATGGAATAGATTGCAAGCTAAATATATAGTGTCTTATTTAAAAGAGCCACAACTTTGGGATAAATTTACCATGATGCCTAATAAACATTTAAAAGATTCAAAAATTCAAAAGCTTGTAGATTATTTAAAAGTAATAGGAGAAAGTAATGACAAATAA
- a CDS encoding copper resistance system multicopper oxidase encodes MQNINVQHLNRRGFVKGIIAGSIIASTPSSLLASKTYAKTLKCSEMSGKEFYLTIDNTMVNYTGNNVLATTINGMLPAPTLKWVEGEEVTIHVKNNLQEDSSIHWHGIILPSKMDGVPGISFDGIKPGETFTYKFTLNQSGTYWYHSHSGFQEQTGVYGSIVIEPKEKDPYSFDEDYVIALSDWSDEKPKNVYRKLKVAGDYYNRVGRTVGDFASEVKEFGLWNAFNARKMWNNMSMTDRDLSDVSGSTYTYLMNGYNPASNFTALFKKGQKIRLRFINSSAMSFFDIRIPGLKMTVVAADGNNVKPVEVDEFRIGTAETYDVIVEPKDQKAYAIFAQSIERSGYAIGHLTYNKNVLAMVPKMDEVPVLSHADMGMDMSSMDHSSMDMSSMNMPKTKQEPMDMGSMNMSKMDHSSMNMDSMKMSETNIMKPKKAYTGKLSKKIPITSLETKWGVQTTMQVKNPMYRMEDPGVGLRNNGRKVLTYSDLQSFKNASDEDNYPDREIILHLTGNMERYMWSINGIKFSESKPLEFKYGERLRITYINDTMMNHPMHLHGLWSDLETGDNQLVRKHTVVVQPGSKVSIRVTVDAKGQWAFHCHLLYHMLGMFRKVIVV; translated from the coding sequence ATGCAAAATATAAATGTACAGCATTTAAATAGAAGAGGTTTTGTCAAAGGTATAATTGCAGGAAGTATCATAGCCTCAACTCCTAGCTCTTTATTAGCTTCTAAAACCTATGCTAAAACATTAAAATGTAGTGAAATGAGTGGAAAAGAGTTTTATTTAACAATTGATAATACAATGGTTAATTATACAGGTAACAATGTTCTTGCCACAACTATAAATGGAATGCTTCCAGCTCCTACATTAAAATGGGTAGAAGGAGAAGAAGTTACAATACATGTAAAAAATAATTTACAAGAAGACAGTTCAATACATTGGCATGGAATTATCTTGCCTTCTAAAATGGATGGGGTACCTGGAATATCATTTGATGGTATTAAACCAGGGGAAACCTTTACGTATAAATTTACTTTGAATCAAAGTGGAACGTATTGGTATCATAGTCATTCTGGTTTTCAAGAGCAAACGGGTGTATATGGATCCATTGTTATTGAACCAAAAGAAAAAGACCCTTATTCTTTTGATGAAGATTATGTCATTGCTTTATCTGATTGGAGTGATGAAAAACCAAAAAATGTCTATAGAAAATTAAAAGTAGCAGGTGATTACTATAATAGAGTGGGTAGAACGGTTGGAGATTTTGCTAGTGAAGTGAAAGAGTTTGGCCTTTGGAATGCATTTAATGCAAGAAAAATGTGGAATAATATGTCTATGACAGATAGAGACTTATCTGATGTTTCTGGCTCTACTTATACCTATTTAATGAACGGGTATAATCCTGCTTCTAATTTTACTGCTTTATTTAAAAAAGGTCAAAAAATAAGACTTAGATTTATAAATTCCTCTGCTATGTCGTTTTTTGATATAAGAATACCAGGATTAAAAATGACAGTTGTTGCAGCAGATGGTAACAATGTTAAACCCGTTGAAGTTGATGAGTTTAGAATTGGAACGGCAGAAACATATGATGTTATCGTTGAACCAAAAGATCAAAAAGCTTATGCCATTTTTGCTCAAAGTATAGAACGATCTGGTTATGCTATTGGACATTTGACATATAATAAAAATGTTTTAGCAATGGTCCCTAAGATGGATGAAGTACCTGTATTAAGCCATGCTGATATGGGAATGGATATGAGTTCAATGGATCATTCTTCAATGGACATGAGTTCAATGAATATGCCCAAAACAAAACAAGAGCCAATGGACATGGGTTCAATGAATATGTCAAAAATGGATCATTCTTCAATGAATATGGATTCAATGAAGATGTCAGAAACAAATATAATGAAGCCTAAAAAAGCATATACGGGAAAACTAAGCAAAAAAATACCTATAACTTCTTTGGAAACTAAATGGGGTGTTCAAACAACTATGCAGGTTAAAAACCCCATGTATAGAATGGAAGATCCTGGCGTTGGACTTAGAAACAATGGTAGAAAAGTACTAACATATTCAGACTTACAGTCATTTAAAAATGCAAGTGATGAAGATAATTATCCTGATAGAGAAATCATTTTACATTTGACAGGTAATATGGAACGATATATGTGGTCAATAAATGGTATTAAGTTTTCCGAGTCAAAACCCTTAGAGTTTAAATATGGAGAGAGATTAAGAATCACCTATATAAACGATACTATGATGAATCACCCTATGCATTTACATGGGCTGTGGTCTGATTTAGAAACAGGAGATAATCAATTGGTAAGAAAACATACTGTTGTTGTACAACCTGGGTCAAAAGTTAGTATTAGAGTAACTGTTGATGCAAAAGGGCAGTGGGCATTTCATTGTCATTTGCTCTATCATATGTTGGGTATGTTTAGAAAAGTAATTGTGGTTTAA
- the ccoG gene encoding cytochrome c oxidase accessory protein CcoG, whose translation MKNTLIKTSYRIKRYYMYVFATVLTLVVPFITINGNHIFLLSFDKKQLHLMGIAFDMQELYMLPFLLMLLFLGIFAATTVGGRAWCGWACPQTIFRVVYRDLIEDKILGLKRIKNKQKDADYSKNKNKIKKVIGIFLWTLLSLLAAADLLWFFVPPEDFFLYLQNPSEHVFLIGLLLGITAFLVYDIVKLKEDFCTYLCPYSRVQSVLYDDDTYQAIYSNKRGGQIYNDKLEKSIFNIKDFASELDECTTCEKCVTVCPTHIDIRKGTQVECINCLECVDACTTVMGKLGKPSLVQWSSTNKIVNDKKTKIFRKATIMYAVALSLILFALVIMGGTKEHMLLNINKTTMLYKIKDNNEVTNNFLLLFQNTQNKKHVFNLEIIDHDEIVIKRFKPFSLGPKKLIKKVLILSTKARLVNNYEKDTPITVTIRAYAIDDPKNISVLRKAVFIYPRADKLKKN comes from the coding sequence ATGAAAAACACACTTATTAAAACTTCATATAGAATAAAACGTTATTATATGTATGTTTTTGCAACGGTTCTTACGCTCGTTGTTCCTTTCATTACCATTAATGGCAATCATATTTTCCTCTTGTCATTTGACAAAAAACAATTGCATCTTATGGGGATAGCATTTGATATGCAAGAACTTTATATGCTTCCTTTTTTACTCATGTTATTATTTTTAGGTATTTTTGCTGCTACCACTGTTGGAGGGCGAGCTTGGTGCGGATGGGCCTGTCCCCAGACAATCTTTAGGGTTGTATACAGAGATTTAATTGAAGATAAAATTCTTGGATTAAAACGCATTAAAAACAAACAAAAAGATGCCGATTATTCAAAAAACAAAAACAAAATAAAAAAAGTTATTGGAATTTTCCTTTGGACCCTACTTTCATTATTAGCAGCAGCTGATTTGCTGTGGTTTTTTGTTCCACCAGAAGATTTTTTCCTTTATTTACAAAATCCTTCTGAACATGTTTTTTTAATAGGTTTATTGCTAGGGATTACTGCTTTTTTAGTTTATGACATCGTCAAACTGAAAGAAGATTTTTGTACCTATTTGTGTCCTTATTCGCGGGTACAATCCGTTTTATATGATGATGATACCTACCAAGCTATTTATTCAAATAAACGTGGAGGCCAAATTTACAATGACAAATTAGAAAAAAGTATTTTCAATATAAAAGATTTTGCTTCTGAGCTAGATGAATGTACTACTTGTGAAAAATGTGTCACCGTTTGCCCTACACATATTGATATAAGAAAAGGAACACAAGTTGAATGTATCAACTGTCTAGAATGTGTTGATGCCTGTACCACAGTAATGGGAAAACTAGGAAAACCTTCATTAGTACAGTGGTCAAGTACCAATAAAATTGTAAATGACAAAAAAACAAAGATCTTCAGAAAAGCAACTATTATGTATGCAGTAGCCTTGAGTTTAATATTGTTTGCACTTGTAATTATGGGTGGAACAAAAGAACATATGTTACTTAATATTAATAAAACAACCATGTTATATAAAATAAAAGACAACAATGAAGTGACAAATAACTTTTTACTTCTTTTTCAAAATACACAAAATAAAAAACATGTTTTTAACTTAGAAATTATTGATCATGATGAAATTGTAATCAAACGTTTTAAACCTTTTTCTCTGGGTCCCAAAAAATTGATAAAAAAAGTACTAATTTTATCAACAAAAGCACGTTTAGTAAATAATTATGAAAAAGACACCCCTATAACTGTAACAATAAGGGCATATGCAATTGATGATCCTAAGAATATCTCTGTTCTTAGAAAAGCAGTCTTTATTTATCCAAGAGCGGATAAACTCAAAAAAAATTAA